In a single window of the Sphingosinicella microcystinivorans genome:
- a CDS encoding lipid A deacylase LpxR family protein: MKVQSSDPAEWRLEVAASLLLLLLSASAQAQSCHQDNPLRSTGTLNLRIDNDMFGGIGQDQGYSNGFLVSWVSPNLVDYRDDPCLPRLVRGLNRFLTVLQPEGFDEQNMTIGFGQMMYTPSDKTRSDLIKDDRPFAGAMMLSFGYNARRGDTLRTSQIRVGVVGPSSLARQTQNWWHDTIGVDKFNGWRHQLRDEPVLQLLHERRTRVFRQEDVSGWGWDLTRHWGGSFGNFATYANVGGELRYGLRLPDDLGTAPLRPAGENTSPVRTTAGSNWNGHLFVALDARWVLHDITLDGNTFKSGHSVDKRPLVADVGYGVAITQGNWRIAIARYHRTREFRGQKEIPVYGTITVGRRF; this comes from the coding sequence ATGAAAGTTCAGTCCAGCGACCCCGCTGAATGGAGGCTGGAAGTCGCAGCCTCCTTGCTGCTGCTATTGCTGAGCGCCTCCGCACAGGCCCAGTCCTGCCACCAGGACAACCCGCTGCGCTCAACGGGAACGCTCAATCTGCGGATCGACAACGACATGTTCGGCGGCATTGGACAAGATCAAGGCTACTCCAATGGATTTCTCGTCAGCTGGGTCTCCCCCAACCTTGTGGACTATCGCGATGACCCTTGCCTACCCCGTCTCGTCCGTGGGCTGAATCGTTTTCTCACGGTGCTGCAACCCGAGGGTTTTGACGAACAGAACATGACCATCGGCTTCGGACAGATGATGTACACCCCCAGCGACAAAACGCGCAGCGATCTGATCAAAGACGACCGCCCTTTCGCCGGCGCAATGATGTTGAGCTTCGGCTACAACGCGCGGCGCGGCGATACGCTGCGTACCTCACAAATCCGCGTCGGTGTTGTGGGCCCCTCCTCCTTGGCCAGGCAAACCCAGAACTGGTGGCATGACACCATCGGCGTCGACAAATTCAATGGCTGGCGACACCAACTGCGCGACGAGCCTGTGCTGCAGTTGCTGCACGAACGCCGAACACGAGTCTTCAGGCAAGAAGACGTCAGCGGTTGGGGCTGGGATCTGACCCGCCACTGGGGTGGCAGCTTCGGCAACTTCGCCACCTACGCGAATGTCGGTGGAGAACTGCGCTATGGCCTACGCCTGCCGGACGACTTAGGCACGGCACCGCTACGGCCTGCCGGAGAGAACACCTCGCCCGTGCGCACGACCGCTGGCAGCAACTGGAACGGCCACCTCTTCGTGGCGCTAGACGCTCGCTGGGTTCTGCACGACATCACGTTGGATGGCAATACCTTCAAGTCCGGCCATAGCGTTGATAAGCGGCCACTCGTGGCGGATGTCGGCTACGGCGTCGCGATTACCCAAGGCAACTGGCGCATCGCGATAGCCCGCTACCACCGCACACGCGAATTCCGGGGACAAAAAGAAATCCCGGTCTACGGAACGATCACCGTAGGACGGCGATTCTGA
- a CDS encoding universal stress protein — MYSRILVPLDGSPTADLALHHAAVLARLNGATIVLLHVIEEMKHSNGFERPRIYIEEVRPGFLAAGQKLLDEAALRLRQGGLVVETVLLESNGERVSVLIAQQALTTQCELVVLGTHGRRGVDRLLMGSDAEQLARIAPVPVMLVRQSQSVIVTATPGQGGTPA; from the coding sequence ATGTACTCAAGAATCCTGGTTCCGCTCGACGGAAGTCCTACTGCCGATTTGGCGCTCCACCACGCTGCGGTGCTGGCACGCCTGAATGGCGCAACCATCGTCTTGCTGCACGTCATCGAGGAGATGAAGCATAGCAACGGCTTCGAGAGGCCGAGGATCTATATTGAAGAAGTGAGGCCGGGCTTCCTGGCGGCCGGGCAGAAGCTGCTGGACGAGGCGGCGCTGCGGCTGAGGCAGGGAGGCCTGGTGGTTGAGACCGTCCTTCTGGAAAGCAACGGCGAGCGCGTCTCGGTGCTCATCGCTCAGCAGGCACTGACTACTCAATGCGAGTTGGTGGTGTTGGGTACCCACGGACGCCGGGGCGTGGACAGGCTGCTGATGGGAAGCGATGCAGAGCAGCTCGCTCGCATCGCACCAGTTCCAGTGATGCTGGTGCGCCAGTCCCAATCGGTCATTGTGACTGCAACCCCTGGGCAGGGTGGCACGCCAGCGTGA
- a CDS encoding PHA/PHB synthase family protein, translating into MTNKKNGNIDSAINPKLDGDAHVAWAQAWSSISPETSLLAWVDWASHLANSPGKQAELLAFAASLSEQWMAVLKKNPANPDRGATAPDRSPVNDRRFNDPAWDQWPYDLFRSSFVNQTKWWEQATQGVWGVDPKHQRLLAFGAKQWLEMLSPANAAVFNPVVLKRTIAEQGANLARGTSNFLDDLRRQLSGQPPAGTENFVVGRDVAVTEGKVVLRNRLIELIQYTPTTEKVHPEPILIIPAWIMKYYVLDLSPHNSLIRYLVAQGHTVFCISWRNPDAEDRDLGMDEYLEFGLHAALDAVTSVVPGHGVHAAGYCLGGTLLAIGASAMARDGDTRLVSVSLLAAQTDFSEPGELSLFINESQVALLEASMAQTGYLTSDQMSGAFQLLRSYDLIWSRMIDEYLLGDRRAMTDLMAWNADGTRLPAKMHSQYLRRLYLNNDLSAGRYPVTGRPVSVGDIAVPVFCVGTASDHIAPWRSVYKLHLLSSAELTFVLTTGGHNGGIVSEPGRGNRQYQIHTRAAGDGYMAPDEWQATMQTHPDSWWPAWSAWLRERSGDVVAPPLIGAESSGYPTVCDAPGEYVRN; encoded by the coding sequence TTGACGAATAAAAAGAACGGCAATATCGACTCAGCCATCAATCCGAAGTTGGATGGGGATGCCCATGTCGCTTGGGCACAGGCTTGGTCGTCTATTTCGCCGGAGACATCGTTGCTCGCGTGGGTGGACTGGGCGAGCCATTTAGCAAACAGTCCTGGCAAGCAAGCCGAGCTTTTGGCGTTTGCAGCCTCCCTGTCCGAGCAATGGATGGCCGTATTGAAGAAGAATCCGGCCAACCCGGACCGGGGAGCCACCGCTCCTGACCGGTCACCTGTCAATGACCGCCGCTTCAACGATCCTGCATGGGATCAATGGCCCTACGACCTTTTCCGCAGTTCATTCGTCAATCAGACCAAATGGTGGGAGCAGGCCACGCAGGGGGTGTGGGGAGTGGATCCGAAACACCAACGCCTGCTGGCGTTTGGCGCCAAACAGTGGCTGGAAATGCTTTCGCCCGCCAACGCTGCGGTTTTCAACCCCGTTGTCCTGAAAAGAACCATCGCAGAGCAAGGCGCCAATCTAGCGCGGGGGACGTCCAACTTTCTCGACGACTTGCGTCGGCAACTATCCGGCCAGCCTCCCGCGGGAACGGAGAACTTCGTCGTTGGGCGCGACGTAGCGGTCACGGAAGGAAAAGTCGTTCTGAGAAATCGACTGATCGAACTGATTCAGTACACGCCCACTACCGAGAAAGTCCATCCCGAACCGATCCTGATCATTCCTGCCTGGATCATGAAGTACTACGTACTGGATCTGTCACCGCATAACTCGCTGATACGGTATCTGGTTGCGCAAGGGCATACGGTTTTTTGCATCTCCTGGAGAAATCCGGATGCTGAGGATCGAGATTTGGGCATGGATGAGTACCTGGAGTTCGGCCTGCATGCAGCGCTGGACGCTGTGACTTCCGTCGTCCCCGGGCATGGAGTCCACGCGGCTGGTTATTGCCTGGGCGGAACGCTACTGGCCATTGGTGCTTCAGCCATGGCGCGTGATGGCGATACGCGGCTGGTGTCGGTAAGCCTGCTTGCCGCACAGACGGACTTCAGCGAACCGGGCGAGCTGAGTCTTTTCATCAACGAGAGTCAAGTGGCGCTGTTGGAAGCCAGCATGGCTCAAACCGGTTATTTGACCTCCGACCAGATGAGCGGAGCTTTTCAGCTACTGCGTTCCTACGATCTCATATGGTCTCGCATGATTGACGAATACCTATTGGGCGATCGCCGGGCAATGACCGACCTGATGGCTTGGAATGCCGATGGGACTCGCCTCCCCGCGAAGATGCATTCGCAGTATCTCCGACGCCTTTACCTGAATAACGATCTCAGCGCGGGGCGTTATCCCGTCACGGGTCGCCCCGTTTCAGTGGGAGACATCGCTGTACCGGTGTTTTGCGTCGGCACTGCCTCGGATCATATTGCGCCTTGGCGCTCGGTTTACAAGCTGCATCTCCTGTCTTCGGCCGAGCTGACTTTCGTGCTGACCACTGGAGGACACAACGGCGGCATCGTGAGCGAGCCCGGCCGAGGTAACCGCCAATATCAAATCCATACCCGCGCGGCCGGTGATGGATACATGGCGCCGGATGAGTGGCAAGCGACGATGCAGACGCATCCGGATTCCTGGTGGCCCGCATGGTCGGCGTGGCTGCGAGAGCGTTCCGGTGATGTTGTTGCGCCTCCGCTCATAGGTGCTGAATCCAGTGGATACCCCACTGTTTGCGACGCCCCAGGGGAATATGTACGCAACTGA
- the gltS gene encoding sodium/glutamate symporter gives MKIDAFHGFTLAILLLFVGKGLVARSGILRRYSIPESLVGGLACALVVFLLYYGMGIVVSFDLEARDALLLYFFAAIGLSTDARTLRHGGRPLLILSGLAIGFMVLQNLAGMETARAFGLDPRAGLMVGSISLTGGVGTTLAWSDYFVETLGIAQAQELGLAANMIGLIAACTIGGPIASLLMRRHRLRASGDSALEIGTLHSDEQHARLDYYGLLLALLWLNFALMLGYGINALVARTAVTLPAFVGCLLAGILLRMAADWMRPSGRGRLWNWPSMQPGIALVSDMSLGLFLTMALMGLRLWELQPVLAFITAAMLVQIALVIAFVLLIVFRAMGKDYQAAVVCAGFGGIALGSTATAIANMTAVTREHGAAREAFIVVPLVCGFVIDIANALVISLMAG, from the coding sequence ATGAAGATCGATGCCTTCCATGGATTCACGCTCGCCATTCTGCTGTTGTTCGTTGGCAAGGGCTTGGTAGCGCGTTCGGGCATCTTGCGTCGATACAGCATCCCGGAATCCCTGGTGGGCGGCCTGGCCTGCGCCTTGGTTGTCTTCCTCCTGTACTACGGGATGGGGATCGTTGTCAGTTTCGATCTGGAAGCGCGCGACGCGCTTCTGCTGTACTTCTTTGCCGCTATTGGCCTGAGTACCGACGCCCGCACACTGCGCCATGGTGGACGGCCCTTGCTGATCCTGTCGGGGCTGGCCATCGGGTTCATGGTGCTGCAGAACCTGGCCGGGATGGAGACGGCCCGCGCCTTCGGGCTGGATCCGCGCGCCGGGCTGATGGTGGGTTCGATTTCCCTTACCGGAGGCGTGGGCACCACCTTGGCCTGGTCCGACTACTTCGTTGAAACCCTCGGCATTGCACAGGCGCAGGAACTGGGGTTGGCGGCGAATATGATCGGCCTGATCGCGGCCTGCACCATCGGTGGCCCGATCGCAAGTCTGCTCATGCGCAGGCATCGGCTTCGAGCCTCCGGAGACAGCGCCCTGGAAATTGGCACACTGCACAGCGATGAGCAGCATGCCCGCCTGGACTACTACGGCCTGCTGCTGGCATTGCTCTGGCTCAACTTCGCCTTGATGTTGGGATACGGAATCAATGCCTTGGTCGCGCGTACCGCCGTCACGCTGCCCGCCTTTGTGGGCTGCCTGCTGGCCGGAATTCTCCTGCGCATGGCGGCCGACTGGATGAGGCCAAGTGGGCGCGGACGTTTATGGAACTGGCCGAGCATGCAGCCAGGCATCGCCCTGGTTTCCGACATGTCATTGGGCCTGTTTCTGACCATGGCGCTGATGGGACTCAGGCTCTGGGAACTGCAGCCCGTGCTCGCCTTCATCACGGCGGCGATGCTGGTGCAGATTGCCTTGGTCATCGCATTCGTTTTGCTGATTGTTTTTCGGGCAATGGGCAAGGATTACCAAGCCGCCGTGGTGTGCGCGGGTTTCGGCGGTATTGCGCTGGGATCTACCGCCACTGCCATCGCCAACATGACGGCGGTGACTCGGGAGCATGGTGCGGCACGCGAGGCGTTCATTGTGGTGCCCTTGGTATGTGGGTTCGTCATCGATATTGCGAACGCACTGGTAATCAGCCTGATGGCCGGTTAG
- a CDS encoding acetate/propionate family kinase, translating into MDVTMARSGRREHGLILVLNCGSSSIKFAVFDSSAAPLPRQALWNGKVQGIGGANPDFGETGVAPFSIELDTAHPYRAALRLIRDRVSRRLDGRHVGTVAHRIVHGGSKYSMPVRLDANVLADLKGYIPLAPLHQPFALEAVEILLREQPDLPQMACFDTAFHHTLPQVEKILPLPYAAWERGLRRYGFHGLSYEYMAVALPERHGDAACGRTVVAHLGSGASLCAMQGLKSVATTMGFSALDGLMMGTRTGALDPGAVLYLMEVEKLSLEQVGRVLYHESGLLGVSGISAEPRVIVGHENDAGETGERARLALALYVRRIVREIGALVAVLGGLDMLVFTAGVGEHNAFIRERICAALGFLGIALDTDANASHAATISTDHSQVLVAIEPTNEEWIAANHALSGLDREKVR; encoded by the coding sequence ATGGACGTCACCATGGCCCGCTCCGGGCGCCGCGAACACGGACTGATCCTTGTGCTGAACTGCGGTTCATCCAGCATCAAGTTTGCGGTGTTCGATTCCTCGGCCGCGCCACTGCCGCGTCAGGCATTGTGGAATGGCAAGGTGCAGGGAATCGGCGGCGCCAACCCGGATTTCGGAGAGACCGGAGTTGCGCCGTTCTCGATCGAACTGGACACGGCACATCCGTATCGCGCCGCACTGCGCCTCATCCGCGATCGTGTCAGCCGGCGGCTCGACGGCCGCCACGTAGGTACGGTCGCCCACCGTATCGTCCACGGCGGCAGCAAATACTCCATGCCCGTGCGCCTGGACGCAAATGTCCTGGCCGACCTCAAGGGCTACATTCCTCTGGCCCCGCTGCACCAGCCATTCGCGCTCGAAGCCGTGGAGATCCTGCTGCGGGAGCAGCCAGATCTGCCACAGATGGCTTGCTTCGACACGGCCTTCCACCACACTTTGCCCCAGGTCGAGAAGATCCTGCCGTTGCCCTATGCCGCATGGGAGCGCGGTCTGCGTCGGTACGGGTTTCACGGCCTGTCGTATGAGTACATGGCAGTGGCCTTGCCCGAACGCCATGGCGACGCCGCGTGCGGGCGCACCGTCGTTGCCCACTTGGGCAGTGGCGCCAGTCTGTGCGCCATGCAAGGACTCAAAAGCGTGGCCACCACCATGGGCTTCTCCGCGCTTGACGGCCTGATGATGGGCACCCGCACCGGCGCGCTCGATCCGGGTGCGGTGCTCTACCTGATGGAAGTCGAGAAGCTCTCACTAGAGCAAGTGGGGCGCGTCCTCTATCACGAGTCCGGCCTGCTCGGCGTTTCGGGAATCTCGGCCGAGCCGCGCGTCATTGTCGGGCACGAGAACGATGCAGGCGAAACGGGGGAGCGAGCGCGCTTGGCACTGGCCCTTTACGTGCGACGCATCGTGCGCGAGATCGGGGCCCTGGTCGCCGTGCTGGGCGGTCTGGACATGTTGGTGTTCACGGCGGGTGTCGGTGAACACAATGCGTTCATTCGCGAGCGCATCTGTGCGGCGCTGGGCTTTCTGGGCATTGCCCTGGATACCGACGCCAACGCCAGCCACGCAGCGACGATTTCCACCGACCACAGCCAGGTCCTCGTGGCGATCGAACCCACCAATGAAGAGTGGATCGCCGCCAACCATGCGCTGTCCGGCCTGGACAGGGAGAAGGTGCGATGA
- a CDS encoding SDR family NAD(P)-dependent oxidoreductase: MQYSFSGRVALVTGAGSGIGESIARLLASNGLNVVVSDVSADNAQRVTSLINAEGGHAVANVADVARIDEVQAAVACAVDAFGDLHFAVNNAGISGDQSPVGELDPAAWSRVIDVNLNGVFYGLRHQIPAILRSGGGAIVNVSSILGVVGDAANPAYVAAKHAVTGLTRSAGLAYASKGIRINSIHPGYVRTPILDFLDESALQKAVDLHPIGRLGTSDEIAHAVAFLLSEGSSFLVGTQLIADGGYTAR; encoded by the coding sequence ATGCAGTATTCATTCTCTGGCCGCGTAGCCCTGGTCACCGGTGCAGGATCCGGCATTGGCGAGAGCATCGCCCGGCTTCTTGCGAGCAACGGTCTGAATGTCGTGGTCTCGGACGTCAGCGCCGACAATGCGCAGCGCGTCACCAGTCTCATCAACGCCGAGGGCGGCCACGCCGTGGCCAATGTGGCCGACGTGGCACGCATCGATGAGGTCCAGGCTGCCGTGGCCTGCGCGGTCGATGCGTTTGGCGACCTTCATTTTGCCGTCAATAACGCCGGTATCAGTGGCGACCAGAGTCCTGTGGGGGAACTGGACCCTGCCGCCTGGAGCCGGGTGATCGATGTCAACCTGAACGGCGTGTTCTATGGCCTGCGCCATCAGATTCCCGCCATCCTGCGCTCTGGAGGCGGCGCCATCGTCAACGTCTCCTCCATCCTCGGAGTGGTGGGCGACGCAGCGAACCCCGCGTACGTCGCAGCCAAGCATGCTGTTACCGGGCTGACCCGCTCGGCAGGACTGGCCTATGCGTCCAAGGGAATCCGGATCAATTCGATTCATCCCGGTTACGTGCGTACGCCCATCCTGGATTTCCTGGATGAATCGGCCCTCCAGAAGGCCGTTGACCTGCATCCGATCGGTCGTCTGGGTACATCGGACGAAATCGCCCATGCCGTGGCGTTTTTGCTGTCGGAAGGAAGCAGCTTCCTTGTGGGCACCCAGCTCATCGCCGATGGCGGCTACACGGCGCGCTGA
- a CDS encoding bifunctional enoyl-CoA hydratase/phosphate acetyltransferase produces the protein MTTSSAPVDGAADALQVLRNRTFDEIAIGDSASLERAFSSQDIHMFALQSGDVDPEPAVSSSARGTTEAICANALISAVLSTRLPGPGTRYVNQNLCFLGAVRPGDRLTVRMQVTSKDTANHHVTLACTCTNQEGVAVFQGQVEVVAPTERLERTRTVLPEIHPDAQGRTGLQSLLAHVAHLQPIRVAVVHPCDSPSLSAALEARHAGLIEPVLVGPQARLEAVAAEAGLDLADVAIVDAPHSHAAAQQAVALAATGEVEALMKGSLHTDELMSALVSTAAGLRTKRRVSHCFLLQTPAYPRPFIVTDAAINIAPTLEQKADIIRNAIELAQVIGVREPKVAILAAVETVSPTMTATLDAAALCKMADRGQITGGLLDGPLAFDNAVSIAAARTKGIVSEVAGQADILAVPDLESGNMLAKQLIFLGGAASAGIVLGAKVPVILTSRADSRDTRIASCAIALMLAHHYRLSPP, from the coding sequence ATGACGACGTCCTCCGCACCGGTCGATGGCGCCGCCGACGCATTGCAGGTTCTGCGCAACCGAACCTTCGACGAGATCGCCATCGGCGACAGCGCCAGCCTCGAACGCGCGTTTTCGTCGCAAGACATCCACATGTTCGCGCTGCAATCGGGCGATGTGGATCCAGAACCTGCTGTGTCCTCAAGCGCTCGGGGCACCACGGAGGCCATTTGTGCAAACGCCCTGATCTCGGCTGTGCTGAGCACACGCCTGCCGGGGCCTGGAACCCGCTATGTCAACCAGAATCTGTGCTTCCTCGGGGCCGTTCGACCCGGCGACAGGCTGACCGTGCGGATGCAGGTGACCAGCAAGGACACGGCCAACCACCATGTCACGCTGGCCTGCACCTGCACCAACCAGGAGGGGGTAGCGGTTTTCCAAGGCCAGGTAGAGGTCGTGGCGCCCACCGAACGCTTGGAACGAACGCGCACCGTGTTGCCGGAAATCCACCCGGATGCGCAGGGCCGCACAGGCCTGCAAAGCCTGCTGGCGCATGTCGCGCACTTGCAACCGATTCGTGTGGCTGTCGTCCACCCCTGCGATTCTCCCAGCCTGTCCGCTGCGCTCGAAGCACGCCATGCGGGACTGATCGAACCGGTGCTGGTCGGGCCACAGGCGCGGCTGGAGGCAGTCGCCGCGGAGGCCGGGCTGGATCTGGCCGACGTCGCCATTGTGGACGCACCCCACAGCCACGCCGCCGCGCAGCAAGCCGTCGCCCTGGCGGCCACAGGTGAAGTCGAAGCCCTGATGAAAGGGAGCCTGCATACCGACGAGCTGATGTCCGCGCTGGTTTCGACTGCGGCAGGGTTGCGCACCAAGCGTCGGGTCAGCCATTGCTTTTTGCTACAGACACCGGCCTATCCGCGCCCGTTCATCGTCACCGATGCGGCGATCAATATCGCCCCGACTCTGGAACAGAAGGCGGACATCATCCGCAACGCCATCGAGCTGGCGCAGGTAATCGGCGTGCGCGAACCCAAGGTCGCGATCCTGGCCGCGGTCGAGACGGTGAGCCCGACGATGACGGCCACGCTGGACGCGGCGGCGCTGTGCAAGATGGCTGATCGCGGCCAGATCACTGGCGGCCTGCTCGACGGGCCGCTCGCCTTCGACAACGCGGTCTCCATCGCCGCTGCGCGTACCAAGGGGATCGTCTCCGAGGTCGCCGGGCAGGCTGACATCCTCGCCGTGCCTGACCTGGAGAGCGGCAACATGCTTGCCAAGCAGTTGATCTTCCTGGGCGGAGCAGCCAGCGCCGGGATCGTCCTTGGAGCCAAGGTGCCGGTCATTCTGACCAGCCGTGCCGACTCGCGCGATACGCGCATCGCCTCATGCGCGATTGCACTGATGCTGGCCCATCACTATCGGCTGTCGCCCCCTTGA